Proteins found in one Neofelis nebulosa isolate mNeoNeb1 chromosome 3, mNeoNeb1.pri, whole genome shotgun sequence genomic segment:
- the ZNF703 gene encoding zinc finger protein 703, whose amino-acid sequence MSDSPAGSNPRTPESSGSGSGGGGKRPAVPAAVSLLPPADPLRQANRLPIRVLKMLSAHTGHLLHPEYLQPLSSTPVSPIELDAKKSPLALLAQTCSQIGKPDPPPSSKLNSVAAAANGLGGEKDPGRSATGAASASAALKQLGDSPAEDKSSFKPYSKGSGGGDSRKDSGSSSVSSTSSSSSLSPGDKAGFRVPSAACTPFPPHGAPVSASSSSSSPGGSRGGSPHHSDCKNGGGGGGGELDKKDQEPKPSPEAAAVSRGSGGEPGVHGGGAEAGASGRKSEPPSALVGAGHVAPVSPYKPGHSVFPLPPSSIGYHGSIVGAYAGYPSQFVPGLDPSKSGLVGGQLSGGLGLPPGKPPSSSPLTGASPPSFLQGLCRDPYCLGGYHSASHLGGSSCSTCSAHDPAGPSLKAGGYPLVYPGHPLQPAALSSSAAQAALPGHPLYTYGFMLQNEPLPHSCNWVAASGPCDKRFATSEELLSHLRTHTALPGAEKLLAAYPGASGLGSAAAAAAAAASCHLHLPPPTTPGSPGSLSLRSPHTLGLSRYHPYGKSHLSTAGGLAVPSLPTAGPYYSPYALYGQRLASASALGYQ is encoded by the exons ATGAGCGATTCGCCCGCTGGATCTAACCCAAGGACACCCGAaagcagcggcagcggcagcggcggcggcgggaagAGGCCGGCGGTGCCGGCGGCGGTGTCCCTCTTGCCCCCGGCGGACCCCCTGCGCCAGGCGAACCGGCTTCCAATCAGGGTCCTGAAGATGCTGAGCGCTCACACCGGCCACCTCCTGCACCCGGAGTACCTGCAGCCGCTGTCCTCCACCCCCGTCAGCCCCATTGAG CTGGACGCCAAGAAGAGTCCATTGGCGCTGCTGGCCCAGACTTGCTCGCAGATCGGCAAGCCCGACCCGCCGCCCTCGTCCAAGCTCAACTCGGTAGCGGCGGCCGCCAAcgggctgggaggggagaaggaccCTGGCCGCTCCGCCACGGGTGCCGCCTCTGCGTCTGCGGCCCTCAAGCAGCTGGGGGACTCCCCAGCCGAGGACAAGTCCAGCTTCAAGCCCTACTCCAAGGGCTCCGGCGGCGGCGACTCCCGCAAAGACAGCGGCTCCTCCTCCGTgtcctccacctcttcctcatCTTCCTTGTCCCCGGGAGACAAGGCGGGCTTCAGGGTCCCCAGCGCCGCCTGCACGCCCTTTCCCCCGCATGGAGCGCCCGTCTCTGCGTCGTCGTCCTCGTCCTCGCCCGGTGGCTCCCGGGGCGGCTCCCCACACCACTCTGACTGCAAGAACGGCGGCGGGGGTGGCGGCGGGGAGCTGGACAAGAAAGACCAGGAGCCCAAGCCCAGCCCGGAGGCTGCGGCTGTGAGCCGTGGCAGCGGTGGGGAGCCCGGCGTACACGGGGGTGGTGCGGAGGCTGGGGCCTCTGGGCGCAAGTCCGAGCCGCCCTCGGCGCTGGTGGGGGCCGGCCACGTGGCGCCGGTGTCACCCTACAAACCGGGCCACTCGGTGTTCCCGCTGCCACCCTCCAGCATCGGCTACCACGGCTCAATCGTGGGCGCCTACGCCGGCTACCCGTCTCAGTTCGTGCCTGGCCTGGATCCCAGCAAGTCTGGCCTCGTGGGAGGCCAGCTGTCGGGGGGCCTGGGCTTGCCACCCGGCAAGCCCCCCAGCTCCAGCCCGCTCACCGGGGCCTCCCCGCCCTCCTTCCTGCAGGGATTATGCCGTGACCCCTACTGCCTGGGAGGTTACCACAGCGCCTCGCACCTCGGCGGCTCCAGCTGCTCCACTTGCAGCGCGCACGACCCCGCCGGGCCCAGCCTGAAGGCCGGGGGCTACCCACTGGTGTACCCCGGGCACCCGCTACAGCCCGCTGCGCTCTCCTCCAGCGCCGCTCAGGCCGCGCTCCCCGGCCACCCGCTCTACACCTACGGCTTCATGCTGCAGAACGAACCGCTGCCACACAGCTGCAACTGGGTGGCGGCCAGCGGGCCGTGTGACAAGCGCTTCGCCACCTCGGAGGAGCTGCTCAGCCACCTACGGACTCACACGGCCCTGCCCGGCGCGGAGAAACTTCTGGCCGCCTACCCCGGGGCTTCCGGCCTGGGCagcgccgccgcagccgccgcagctgCAGCCTCCTGCCAtctgcacctccccccgcccaccacccCGGGCAGCCCCGGGTCGCTGTCTTTGCGGAGTCCACACACTTTGGGGCTAAGCCGGTACCACCCCTATGGCAAGAGCCACTTATCCACAGCCGGGGGCCTGGCCGTGCCGTCCCTCCCCACAGCCGGACCCTACTACTCACCGTATGCGCTGTACGGACAGAGACTAGCCTCAGCCTCCGCACTCGGATACCAGTAA